In Roseomonas fluvialis, one genomic interval encodes:
- a CDS encoding esterase-like activity of phytase family protein, with product MRRLLLATALFAAAPAFADQRFEATLAGHAILPAATFVAPPQGAPPGFAVSGRFTGAGNLRNEQVGSAPGDTGAMHGRRPTGLSLPFQGQPVQGFSGIAPVRGEPGAWWVLTDNGFGNRRNSHDALLMFHKVRPDFATGQVAILQTIFLSDPNRVVPFHITTDPSPTRFLTGADFDLESIQPMPDGSFWIGEEFGPYLVHVDAQGRVLRVVETMMDGQPLRSPDHPAQAVPASPTAGVPHRVRRSGGYEGMAASPDGSRLYAMLEQPIFAPNSDQPEGQFLRILEFDTSRAAWTGRVLRYRLEAGATAIGDFNMIDDRRALVIERDNGEGDPGLACAQGTQSTAERPCFPLPARFKRIYLIDLGATDAEGFVRKIGHIDLMAIRDSEGLARHRGDLPANAPRDRFTFPFFTIEDVAMVDADHIIVANDNNLPFSAGRHLTRADDNEFILLRVPELLRAR from the coding sequence ATGCGTCGCCTTCTGCTTGCCACCGCGCTTTTCGCCGCCGCGCCAGCATTTGCTGACCAGCGCTTCGAGGCGACGCTCGCCGGCCATGCCATCCTGCCGGCCGCGACCTTCGTGGCCCCGCCCCAGGGCGCGCCGCCGGGCTTCGCGGTCTCGGGCCGCTTCACCGGTGCGGGCAACCTGCGCAACGAACAGGTAGGCAGCGCGCCGGGCGATACGGGGGCCATGCATGGCCGCCGCCCGACCGGCCTGTCGCTGCCCTTCCAGGGCCAGCCGGTGCAGGGCTTTTCGGGCATCGCGCCGGTGCGCGGCGAGCCCGGCGCCTGGTGGGTGCTGACCGACAACGGCTTCGGCAACCGCCGCAACAGCCACGACGCGCTGCTGATGTTCCACAAGGTCCGTCCGGATTTCGCGACCGGCCAGGTGGCGATCCTGCAGACCATCTTCCTGTCCGACCCGAACCGCGTGGTGCCGTTCCACATCACCACCGACCCGTCGCCCACGCGCTTCCTGACGGGTGCGGATTTCGACCTGGAATCGATCCAGCCCATGCCCGATGGCAGCTTCTGGATCGGCGAGGAATTCGGCCCCTACCTGGTGCATGTCGATGCGCAGGGCCGCGTGCTGCGCGTGGTCGAGACCATGATGGACGGGCAGCCGCTGCGCTCGCCCGACCATCCGGCGCAGGCGGTGCCCGCCAGCCCGACGGCCGGCGTGCCGCATCGCGTGCGGCGGTCGGGCGGGTATGAGGGGATGGCGGCCTCGCCCGACGGGTCGCGGCTGTACGCGATGCTCGAACAGCCGATCTTCGCGCCGAATTCCGACCAGCCCGAGGGCCAGTTCCTGCGCATCCTGGAATTCGACACGTCGCGCGCCGCCTGGACCGGGCGCGTGCTGCGCTACCGGCTGGAAGCCGGTGCGACGGCGATCGGCGACTTCAACATGATCGACGACCGCCGCGCCCTGGTGATCGAGCGCGACAACGGCGAGGGCGACCCGGGCCTCGCCTGCGCGCAGGGCACCCAGAGCACCGCCGAGCGCCCCTGCTTCCCGCTGCCCGCACGCTTCAAGCGCATCTACCTGATCGACCTGGGCGCGACCGATGCCGAGGGCTTCGTGCGCAAGATCGGCCATATCGACCTGATGGCGATCCGCGACAGCGAAGGGCTCGCGCGGCACCGCGGCGACCTTCCGGCGAATGCGCCGCGGGATCGCTTCACCTTCCCCTTCTTCACCATCGAGGACGTGGCGATGGTCGATGCCGACCACATCATCGTCGCCAACGACAACAACCTGCCCTTCAGCGCGGGGCGGCATCTGACGCGCGCCGACGACAACGAGTTCATTCTGCTGCGCGTGCCGGAACTGCTGCGGGCGCGCTGA
- a CDS encoding amidase — protein sequence MTEDRVGAFVPGPRRLRAGAAEGPLAGLTFAVKDLYDTAGDVTGYGNPDWARTHAPATQNAAVVTALLDAGARLVGKTKTVELAYGLTGENVWHGTPTNPAAPDRFPGGSSCGSAAAVAARLCDIAMGSDTGGSVRIPASYCGIFGIRPSWGAVSLTGACPLGPAYDTAGWFAATAGLLRRAGDVLLAPGGEGVLGPLLKVQEPWVNAEPATAAALADAFGAVESVLGAALPVQVAPEGLDTFYESFRCAQAVEAWTSLGPWIEATDPTFGPGVKERFAAAKAMDPAKAAAGRTFRRAAQARLWGLLGGGAVMVYPTSPGPAPLLSATQAEQNAVRERTMGVTAIAGLCGLPEVTIPAGTVAGAPVGLSLVAGPGRDRALLALAERVAVAAGLPA from the coding sequence ATGACCGAGGATCGGGTGGGCGCCTTCGTGCCTGGGCCCCGCAGGTTGCGCGCTGGCGCCGCGGAAGGGCCGCTCGCCGGCCTGACCTTCGCGGTGAAGGATCTTTACGACACCGCCGGCGACGTGACCGGCTACGGCAATCCGGACTGGGCGCGCACCCATGCGCCCGCGACGCAGAATGCCGCGGTGGTGACCGCGCTGCTCGATGCCGGGGCGCGGCTCGTGGGCAAGACGAAAACGGTCGAACTGGCCTATGGCCTGACCGGGGAGAATGTCTGGCACGGCACGCCAACCAACCCCGCCGCGCCGGATCGCTTTCCGGGCGGATCCTCCTGCGGGTCGGCGGCGGCGGTCGCAGCCCGGCTGTGCGACATCGCGATGGGGTCGGACACCGGCGGGTCGGTGCGCATCCCGGCATCGTATTGCGGGATCTTCGGCATCCGGCCGTCCTGGGGGGCGGTCAGCCTGACCGGCGCGTGCCCGCTCGGGCCGGCCTATGACACCGCCGGCTGGTTCGCCGCGACGGCGGGGCTGCTGCGCCGGGCCGGCGATGTCCTGCTGGCGCCCGGCGGCGAAGGCGTACTCGGCCCGTTGCTGAAAGTGCAGGAGCCCTGGGTGAACGCCGAACCGGCCACGGCCGCGGCGCTGGCCGACGCCTTCGGCGCGGTAGAATCGGTGCTGGGTGCGGCGCTGCCAGTACAGGTGGCGCCCGAGGGGCTCGATACCTTCTACGAATCCTTCCGCTGCGCCCAGGCGGTCGAGGCCTGGACCAGCCTTGGCCCCTGGATCGAGGCGACGGACCCGACCTTCGGGCCCGGCGTGAAGGAACGCTTCGCCGCGGCCAAGGCGATGGACCCCGCCAAGGCCGCCGCAGGGCGGACCTTCCGCCGCGCCGCGCAGGCCCGGCTGTGGGGGCTGCTGGGCGGCGGCGCGGTGATGGTCTATCCGACCTCGCCCGGACCGGCGCCGCTGTTGAGCGCGACCCAGGCCGAGCAGAATGCGGTGCGGGAGCGGACCATGGGTGTGACGGCGATCGCCGGGCTGTGCGGCCTGCCGGAGGTGACCATTCCGGCCGGCACGGTGGCGGGTGCGCCGGTCGGCCTGTCGCTGGTGGCCGGGCCGGGGCGTGACCGCGCGCTGTTGGCGCTGGCCGAGCGCGTGGCGGTGGCGGCGGGGTTGCCGGCATGA
- a CDS encoding M20/M25/M40 family metallo-hydrolase, protein MSQPNAPASLLDAEAATNRLMRYLAIEGVTGHEKAIGEAIVEDLKAIGVPASAIRFDTAHERIPLPTETGNLIVDLPGTKPGKRMLFSTHLDTVPLCAGAKPRREGDRIVSDGTTALGGDNRTGCALLVNLAETLLRHKLPHPPITLLFTVREESGLHGARELVAADLLGAEMGFNVDGRLANELIIGAVGQENWRAEIRGRASHAGVAPEKGISATLVGAIALAEAHKAGWFGKVVKNDGHGTSNVGIFGGKPGQPAGDATNVVTDLAVLVGEARSPEAAFAAAITEGFRTAFETAQQAVKASDGATAEVTFTHTPSYPPFNLAKDGPVVSHAKRAVESLGMEPVLVFSNGGLDANWIAGKHGVPSVTIGAGQYEIHTIKEYVDLPEYERGCRLAVALATL, encoded by the coding sequence ATGTCCCAGCCGAACGCCCCGGCCAGCCTGCTCGACGCCGAAGCCGCCACCAATCGCCTGATGCGCTACCTCGCGATCGAGGGCGTGACCGGCCACGAGAAGGCGATCGGCGAGGCCATCGTGGAGGACCTCAAGGCGATCGGCGTGCCGGCCTCCGCCATCCGCTTCGACACCGCGCATGAACGCATCCCGCTGCCCACCGAGACCGGCAACCTGATCGTCGACCTGCCGGGCACGAAGCCCGGCAAGCGGATGCTCTTCTCGACGCACCTGGATACCGTGCCGCTCTGTGCCGGTGCCAAGCCGCGGCGCGAGGGCGACCGCATCGTCTCCGACGGCACCACCGCGCTGGGCGGGGACAACCGCACCGGCTGCGCGCTGCTGGTCAACCTGGCGGAGACGCTGCTGCGCCATAAGCTGCCGCACCCGCCCATCACGCTGCTGTTCACGGTGCGCGAGGAAAGCGGCCTGCATGGCGCGCGCGAGCTGGTCGCCGCCGACCTGCTCGGCGCCGAGATGGGCTTCAACGTCGATGGGCGCCTGGCGAACGAGCTCATCATCGGCGCGGTCGGCCAGGAGAACTGGCGCGCCGAGATCAGGGGCCGCGCGTCCCACGCGGGCGTGGCGCCGGAGAAAGGCATCTCCGCCACCCTGGTCGGCGCCATCGCGCTGGCCGAGGCCCACAAGGCCGGCTGGTTCGGCAAGGTGGTCAAGAACGACGGCCACGGCACCAGCAATGTCGGGATCTTCGGCGGCAAGCCCGGCCAGCCGGCCGGTGACGCGACCAACGTTGTGACCGACCTGGCCGTGCTGGTCGGCGAGGCGCGCAGCCCCGAGGCCGCCTTCGCCGCCGCCATTACCGAGGGCTTCCGCACTGCCTTCGAGACCGCGCAGCAGGCGGTGAAGGCATCCGACGGCGCGACGGCGGAGGTCACCTTCACCCACACGCCGTCCTACCCGCCCTTCAACCTCGCCAAGGACGGGCCGGTGGTGAGCCATGCAAAGCGCGCCGTGGAATCGCTGGGCATGGAACCGGTGCTGGTGTTCTCAAATGGCGGACTGGATGCGAACTGGATCGCCGGCAAGCATGGCGTGCCGTCCGTGACGATCGGTGCCGGCCAGTACGAGATCCACACGATCAAGGAATATGTCGACCTGCCGGAATACGAGCGCGGCTGCCGCCTGGCCGTGGCCCTGGCGACGCTGTGA
- a CDS encoding GNAT family N-acetyltransferase, translating into MTDLPEGVPFDPDTDPPVGPLVDATPRPLPARVPHRGGSVDLEPLHVRHASELFRAAQGQPAEASWAYLGAGPFATEEAMRAHVAAFAATHDPMAWAVRPHATGTADGWLTLMEIHPAHAHIEIGNIWFSPRMQRTRAATEAMFLLMRHAMDDLGYRRLTWKCNALNMPSRKAAARLGFTYEGTLRDLLVVKGRVRSTAWFSILAAEWPSRRDAMLAWLADANFSPDGRPKRGLAELRG; encoded by the coding sequence ATGACCGACCTGCCCGAGGGCGTGCCCTTCGACCCCGACACCGATCCGCCCGTCGGCCCGCTGGTCGATGCCACGCCGCGCCCGCTGCCCGCCCGCGTGCCGCATCGCGGCGGGTCGGTGGACCTCGAACCGCTGCATGTGCGCCATGCGTCCGAATTGTTCCGCGCCGCACAGGGCCAGCCGGCCGAGGCGTCCTGGGCCTACCTCGGCGCCGGCCCCTTCGCGACCGAGGAGGCGATGCGCGCCCATGTCGCGGCCTTCGCCGCCACCCACGACCCGATGGCCTGGGCGGTGCGCCCGCATGCGACCGGGACGGCGGATGGCTGGCTGACGCTGATGGAGATCCACCCGGCGCATGCGCACATCGAGATCGGCAACATCTGGTTCTCGCCGCGCATGCAGCGCACGCGCGCGGCCACCGAGGCGATGTTCCTGCTGATGCGCCATGCCATGGACGACCTCGGCTACCGGCGGCTGACCTGGAAGTGCAATGCGCTGAACATGCCCTCCCGCAAGGCAGCCGCCCGGCTCGGCTTCACCTATGAAGGCACGCTGCGGGACCTGCTGGTGGTGAAGGGGCGGGTGCGCAGCACGGCCTGGTTCTCGATCCTGGCGGCGGAATGGCCGTCGCGCCGGGATGCCATGCTGGCCTGGCTTGCGGACGCGAATTTCAGCCCGGACGGGCGGCCGAAGCGGGGCCTGGCGGAACTGCGGGGCTGA